One window of Leptolyngbyaceae cyanobacterium genomic DNA carries:
- a CDS encoding diguanylate cyclase, which translates to MMNEIQTAQKEFGILDRVPEGVCVLRKDFKVLFWNRCLEDWTGILRTEILEKDISTYYPHLRQAKYAHRLMQIFQGGPPTIFSSQLHKSIIPCQRPDERWRIQHTTVTAVPAFDATSANSENAETALSKSQITSPTTSDSLIQNRTSFYALLVIQDVTDLTDRIQDYRRMRDQALEEIKERQRVEAALRLQAERERVMGVITQHIRRSLDLNEVLNTTVTEVRQFLQTDRSIIFRFQTLNHHNSKFKKGIVVVESATSNCPSILGKTIPDCCTNSHHTNFYEDGHILSIEDVERADLSECHQKLLKKWRVKADLEVPILQGEQLWGLLMVHECHQIRKWQPLEVDLMKHLANQLAIAIQQAELYQQLQAANEQLLRLASSDGLTQLANRRRFDEYLVQQFWVAAREKELLSLILCDIDFFKLYNDTYGHQAGDECLRMVAKAIQRSAKRPADLVARYGGEEFAIILPQTNLKGALRVAKEIQIRVKDLQIPHIASEVSEYITLSVGIASLVPTHDLSPTELVTATDRALYQAKKTGRDRIEVFSESYLSQSILDFKF; encoded by the coding sequence ATGATGAACGAGATCCAGACTGCCCAGAAAGAGTTTGGTATTCTTGATCGGGTACCGGAAGGGGTTTGTGTACTGAGAAAAGATTTTAAGGTTCTTTTTTGGAATCGATGTCTGGAGGACTGGACGGGAATTTTAAGAACTGAAATTTTGGAAAAAGATATCAGCACTTATTATCCTCACCTGCGTCAAGCTAAATATGCTCATCGGCTGATGCAAATCTTTCAAGGTGGCCCACCAACAATTTTTTCTTCTCAATTACACAAATCAATAATTCCCTGTCAGCGACCGGATGAAAGGTGGCGCATTCAGCATACCACCGTTACGGCTGTACCGGCGTTCGATGCGACTTCTGCTAACTCAGAAAACGCAGAAACAGCCCTATCAAAATCTCAAATTACCTCACCTACTACGTCTGATTCATTAATTCAAAATAGAACATCTTTTTATGCTTTGTTGGTAATTCAAGACGTTACCGATCTGACCGATCGAATTCAAGATTATCGCCGAATGCGAGACCAGGCTTTAGAGGAAATCAAGGAACGCCAAAGAGTAGAAGCAGCCCTGCGACTGCAAGCAGAAAGAGAGCGAGTCATGGGGGTGATTACTCAACACATCCGCCGTTCCCTAGACCTCAACGAAGTCCTCAACACCACCGTAACAGAAGTGCGGCAGTTTCTTCAAACCGATCGCTCGATTATTTTTCGCTTTCAAACTTTAAATCATCACAATAGTAAGTTTAAAAAAGGGATAGTAGTAGTTGAATCTGCTACATCAAATTGCCCGTCTATTTTGGGAAAAACTATTCCTGATTGTTGCACTAATTCCCACCATACTAATTTTTATGAAGATGGCCATATTTTAAGCATAGAAGATGTCGAGCGAGCAGACTTGTCTGAATGCCATCAAAAATTACTAAAAAAATGGCGCGTTAAAGCAGATTTAGAAGTACCGATTTTGCAAGGAGAACAATTATGGGGATTGTTGATGGTGCATGAATGCCATCAAATCAGAAAATGGCAACCGTTGGAAGTCGATCTCATGAAACACCTAGCTAATCAATTAGCGATCGCCATTCAACAAGCAGAACTTTATCAACAGTTACAAGCTGCCAACGAACAGCTATTGCGCTTAGCCAGTTCTGATGGCTTAACCCAACTAGCAAATCGACGAAGGTTTGATGAATATCTAGTTCAGCAATTTTGGGTTGCCGCCAGAGAAAAAGAACTGTTATCACTGATTTTGTGCGATATTGATTTTTTTAAACTTTATAATGACACTTACGGTCATCAAGCAGGCGATGAATGTCTGCGGATGGTTGCTAAAGCAATTCAACGATCGGCAAAACGCCCAGCCGATTTAGTAGCTCGTTATGGAGGCGAAGAATTTGCCATAATTTTACCCCAAACTAATCTGAAAGGAGCTTTGCGGGTAGCGAAAGAAATTCAAATCAGAGTCAAAGACTTGCAAATTCCCCATATTGCCTCAGAAGTTAGCGAATATATCACTTTAAGCGTGGGAATAGCTAGCTTAGTTCCCACGCACGACTTGTCCCCCACCGAGTTGGTGACTGCTACCGATCGCGCACTTTATCAAGCCAAAAAAACCGGACGCGATCGCATAGAAGTATTCAGCGAATCATACCTCAGTCAATCAATTTTAGACTTTAAATTTTAG
- a CDS encoding chemotaxis protein CheC, which produces MNLTSEQIDNLQELVNIGIGRAAGVLNEMIGSPISLRIPYIKTIAPEELQSELQLRFNDECLSTVKLNFTGAFSGTAELIFPTESASTLVEVLTGEIAGTPDLDVVKIGTLLEVGNIVLNGIMGSLSNLLTRHLEYSLPSYLEGQVEKLVNTKELGVNSGILLAHTRFIIEQLQIAGNIILIFKVGSFEAMLKAIELTFGGHDERDPDCPERVWYS; this is translated from the coding sequence ATGAATCTAACATCTGAGCAGATAGATAATTTGCAGGAACTAGTTAATATAGGCATCGGTAGAGCGGCTGGCGTGCTAAATGAGATGATCGGCTCTCCGATTTCCCTGCGAATTCCCTATATTAAAACCATTGCTCCTGAAGAATTACAATCAGAGTTACAATTAAGATTTAATGATGAGTGTCTTTCTACGGTAAAATTAAATTTTACGGGTGCATTTTCCGGCACTGCCGAACTGATTTTCCCAACTGAAAGCGCCTCTACCTTGGTAGAAGTTCTCACTGGTGAAATAGCGGGGACTCCTGACCTGGATGTAGTAAAAATAGGCACTTTGCTGGAAGTGGGTAATATTGTTCTCAACGGAATAATGGGTTCTCTGAGTAACTTATTGACAAGGCATCTAGAATATTCACTACCGAGCTATTTAGAAGGTCAGGTTGAAAAATTGGTAAATACAAAAGAATTGGGGGTAAATTCGGGAATTTTATTAGCTCATACTCGTTTTATTATCGAACAGCTACAAATTGCTGGCAATATTATCTTAATCTTTAAGGTAGGTTCTTTCGAGGCGATGCTAAAAGCGATCGAACTAACTTTTGGGGGTCATGATGAACGAGATCCAGACTGCCCAGAAAGAGTTTGGTATTCTTGA
- a CDS encoding response regulator → MDIQIFGNVYLLSLPNNLRSKNSSFFLRGAEKIVALVLIIEDAALLRKMVQRILKPEGYRLLEAENGVKGLEMIRTHKPDCILLDLLMPEMDGRQVLKALQTEALKVPTIVLTADIQESTRQECLELGALTVLNKLPKPEELSYWVKKAIGISTQESIYESNI, encoded by the coding sequence ATGGATATCCAAATTTTTGGCAATGTATATCTACTATCACTGCCAAATAATTTACGATCGAAAAATAGTTCATTCTTTTTGAGGGGAGCGGAAAAAATTGTGGCGCTGGTTTTAATCATAGAAGATGCAGCCTTACTCCGCAAGATGGTTCAAAGAATATTGAAACCGGAAGGGTATAGACTTTTGGAAGCTGAAAATGGAGTGAAAGGTTTAGAAATGATTCGCACCCACAAACCAGATTGCATTTTGCTAGACCTATTAATGCCCGAAATGGACGGGCGACAAGTGCTAAAAGCGCTCCAGACGGAAGCTTTGAAAGTACCGACAATCGTACTAACAGCAGATATTCAAGAAAGCACTCGTCAAGAGTGTTTGGAACTAGGAGCTTTAACTGTCCTCAACAAACTGCCCAAACCAGAAGAGTTGAGCTATTGGGTTAAAAAAGCGATCGGGATTTCCACCCAGGAATCAATCTATGAATCTAACATCTGA
- a CDS encoding sodium:solute symporter family protein, whose product MSVEAWTTVLVLISFILYLYIGWRSRVKDSKGFFVAEQGVPSLANGAATAADWMSAASFISMAGLISFLGYDGSIYLMGWTGGYVLLALLLAPYLRKFGKYTVPDFVGDRYYSNIARVVAVVAAIFVSMTYVAGQMRGVGIVFSRFLQVDISTGVVIGMVIVGFFSVLGGMKGITWTQVAQYCVLIVAYLIPAIAISLLLTNNPIPQLSFVFSDIVPKLNQIQLDLGFQEYTKPFVNKSMLDVLFIAIALMVGTAGLPHVIVRFYTVPDVRSARYSAGWALLMIALLYTTAPALATFARYNLISTLHNRTIEEIHQLDWAKKWENTKLLTFEDKNQDGVIQLTPNKATSEIGIDPDIIVLSTPEVAKLAPWVIALVAVGGLAAALSTASGLLLVISSAIAHDIYYRMIDPGASESRRVMVGRVMVGFAIAIAGYFGINPPGFVAQVVAFAFGLAAASFFPIIILGVFDKRTNREGAIAGMLTGLIFTCYYILGVKFYGMQPWFFGVSAEGIGTLGMIINFIVTYTVSRFTAPPPLEVQEMVEVLRTPGDEPLALAEMDEDHLD is encoded by the coding sequence ATGTCAGTGGAAGCTTGGACGACGGTTCTTGTCCTGATTTCGTTTATTTTGTATCTCTACATCGGTTGGCGTTCGCGAGTCAAAGATAGCAAAGGTTTTTTTGTGGCGGAACAGGGTGTTCCTTCCCTAGCGAATGGTGCGGCGACTGCTGCTGATTGGATGTCCGCCGCTTCTTTTATTTCGATGGCGGGGCTGATTTCTTTTTTGGGTTATGATGGTTCGATTTATTTGATGGGGTGGACTGGCGGTTACGTATTATTGGCGTTATTGTTAGCACCTTATTTACGGAAGTTTGGCAAATATACGGTGCCGGATTTTGTGGGCGATCGCTATTATTCCAATATTGCTCGCGTCGTTGCCGTAGTTGCAGCGATTTTCGTCTCAATGACTTACGTGGCGGGACAAATGCGGGGTGTGGGAATTGTATTCAGTCGCTTTTTGCAAGTAGATATCAGCACTGGCGTAGTCATCGGGATGGTAATCGTGGGTTTTTTCTCCGTATTGGGAGGAATGAAAGGAATTACTTGGACGCAAGTAGCGCAATACTGTGTATTAATTGTTGCTTACTTGATTCCGGCGATCGCGATTTCCTTGCTACTTACTAATAACCCAATTCCCCAACTTTCCTTCGTTTTTAGCGATATTGTCCCGAAATTAAACCAAATTCAGCTTGACCTCGGTTTTCAGGAATACACCAAACCATTTGTCAACAAGTCAATGTTGGATGTTTTATTTATCGCGATCGCTTTAATGGTGGGAACTGCGGGATTACCTCACGTAATCGTGCGTTTTTATACCGTTCCCGACGTGCGCTCGGCCCGTTATTCCGCAGGTTGGGCGCTGCTGATGATCGCCCTTTTGTACACCACCGCCCCAGCGTTAGCCACCTTCGCCCGTTATAACTTAATCAGTACCCTGCATAACCGGACGATCGAAGAAATTCATCAGTTAGATTGGGCAAAAAAATGGGAAAACACTAAGTTATTAACATTTGAAGATAAAAACCAAGATGGGGTGATTCAACTAACTCCAAATAAAGCAACTAGCGAAATCGGCATCGATCCCGATATTATCGTTTTATCCACACCAGAAGTTGCTAAACTTGCGCCTTGGGTCATTGCTTTAGTTGCAGTCGGTGGATTAGCCGCCGCTTTATCTACAGCATCCGGTTTGCTGTTAGTAATTTCCAGTGCGATCGCCCACGATATATATTACCGGATGATCGATCCGGGAGCATCGGAATCTCGACGGGTCATGGTAGGTCGAGTTATGGTGGGATTTGCGATCGCGATCGCCGGTTATTTCGGCATTAATCCACCCGGTTTTGTCGCCCAAGTAGTTGCGTTTGCTTTTGGTTTAGCGGCGGCGAGTTTTTTCCCAATAATTATCTTGGGAGTATTTGACAAAAGAACCAATCGAGAAGGTGCGATCGCCGGAATGTTGACGGGTTTAATTTTTACCTGTTACTACATTTTAGGTGTCAAATTCTACGGAATGCAGCCTTGGTTTTTTGGCGTTTCCGCTGAAGGAATCGGTACTTTAGGAATGATTATTAATTTTATCGTCACATATACTGTTTCTCGCTTCACCGCACCACCTCCACTGGAAGTGCAGGAAATGGTAGAAGTATTGCGTACTCCGGGTGATGAACCTCTCGCACTGGCAGAAATGGATGAGGATCATTTGGATTAA
- a CDS encoding DUF4212 domain-containing protein, with translation MNEDKRRAYWRANTALIRNLLIIWAVVSLGCSILLVQPLNNLRLGGVPLGFWMAQQGSIFVFVGLIFVYAVQMDKLDRKYDGNRRK, from the coding sequence ATGAATGAAGATAAGCGTCGGGCTTACTGGCGTGCTAATACAGCTTTAATCCGCAATCTTTTAATTATCTGGGCAGTGGTGTCCCTTGGTTGCAGTATTCTGCTAGTTCAACCATTGAACAATCTGCGTCTTGGGGGTGTACCGTTGGGTTTTTGGATGGCGCAGCAAGGATCGATTTTCGTGTTTGTGGGGCTAATTTTTGTCTACGCCGTGCAGATGGACAAACTCGATCGCAAATACGATGGAAACAGGAGAAAGTAA
- a CDS encoding ABC transporter substrate-binding protein, whose translation MKLPKWRFAFLAIICTFTIIITNCSKPANNINTTNPPPSQQGVLVYGSGGPPVNLEPGNILDGNSLIVQQQIYNRLVEFKPGTTELQPGLANSWSVSKDGKTWTFKLRPGVKFHDGTDFNAEAVKFNVERWWDAKNPNGYRNAGKSYEIWQQLFGGFKGQPNSLLQNIVLVDNSTVQFVLKQPFAAFPSAIASGYFGIASPTAIKKAGANYGTPAAIAVGTGPFIFKEWRTGDRILLEKNPNYWRSGLPKTNQLVIRFITDPAARLAQLRAGQIDFTVDLAPDQNKEIEQDSNLVAVPRPSLNVGYLALNPSYKPLSDVRVRQAIAHAINKQQIVQAFWGNLGTNDAHFTAPSLNWSQSANIKPYEYNSDKAKQLLAQAGYPNGFDLELWYMPVSRPYFPTPKPIAEAFAADLNAVGIRVKLNTKDWAAYLEDRRNPPGFQAYMLGWTADYGDPDNFYYPHFGPGGTTDLGNWKNDKVIQLLNQARQTGEQSARGKLYAQVDEILHQETVRLPIVHSQPLLAKRKNIEGWVPSPLGSENFEAVEKK comes from the coding sequence ATGAAATTACCAAAATGGCGTTTTGCGTTTTTAGCAATAATTTGCACTTTTACCATCATTATTACCAATTGTAGTAAGCCCGCAAATAACATTAACACCACGAATCCGCCACCTTCCCAACAAGGCGTGTTAGTATACGGTTCGGGCGGCCCACCAGTAAATCTAGAACCGGGTAATATTCTAGATGGCAATTCTCTAATCGTTCAACAACAAATTTACAATCGATTAGTGGAATTTAAGCCAGGAACTACCGAACTGCAACCCGGTTTAGCTAACTCTTGGTCTGTTTCCAAAGATGGCAAAACTTGGACATTTAAACTGCGTCCGGGAGTAAAGTTTCACGACGGAACCGATTTTAATGCCGAAGCAGTTAAATTTAATGTAGAAAGATGGTGGGATGCTAAAAACCCCAACGGTTATCGCAATGCTGGCAAATCTTATGAAATTTGGCAACAACTTTTTGGCGGTTTTAAAGGTCAACCAAATTCTCTACTGCAAAATATCGTATTAGTTGATAATTCGACCGTTCAATTTGTCTTAAAACAGCCGTTTGCGGCTTTTCCATCGGCTATAGCTAGCGGTTATTTCGGTATTGCCAGTCCTACCGCCATCAAAAAAGCAGGTGCTAATTACGGTACGCCTGCTGCGATCGCCGTGGGAACTGGGCCATTTATTTTTAAAGAATGGCGCACGGGCGATCGCATTCTTTTAGAGAAAAACCCCAACTATTGGCGATCGGGCTTACCCAAAACCAACCAACTAGTAATCCGCTTCATCACCGATCCAGCCGCCAGACTAGCCCAACTAAGAGCAGGTCAAATAGATTTTACCGTAGATTTAGCCCCAGATCAAAACAAAGAAATCGAGCAAGATTCAAACTTAGTTGCCGTGCCTCGCCCTTCTCTCAACGTCGGTTATTTAGCACTCAATCCCAGTTACAAACCCCTCTCCGACGTCAGAGTAAGACAAGCCATTGCCCACGCCATCAACAAACAGCAAATCGTCCAAGCATTTTGGGGCAATTTAGGCACGAACGACGCCCATTTCACCGCACCATCTCTCAATTGGTCGCAATCAGCCAACATTAAACCATACGAATACAACTCCGACAAAGCCAAACAATTACTTGCCCAAGCTGGCTATCCCAATGGTTTCGATCTAGAACTATGGTATATGCCAGTTTCCCGCCCTTACTTTCCCACCCCAAAACCAATTGCCGAAGCCTTTGCTGCCGACTTAAATGCAGTTGGCATTCGAGTCAAACTAAACACCAAAGATTGGGCAGCTTACCTAGAAGACCGCCGCAACCCCCCCGGATTTCAAGCTTATATGTTAGGTTGGACGGCTGATTACGGCGACCCGGATAACTTTTATTACCCACACTTTGGCCCTGGCGGAACCACTGATTTAGGAAACTGGAAAAACGACAAAGTTATCCAACTTTTAAATCAAGCCAGACAAACGGGAGAACAATCAGCCAGAGGAAAACTTTACGCACAAGTCGATGAAATTCTCCACCAAGAAACAGTCCGCTTACCAATAGTTCATTCCCAACCACTATTAGCCAAACGAAAAAATATAGAAGGCTGGGTTCCCAGTCCATTAGGTAGCGAAAATTTCGAGGCAGTTGAGAAAAAATGA
- a CDS encoding ABC transporter permease — MWKYIIKRLFSLLPVLLGITLLVFTLLHLIPGDPAVVLLGERATPEQIEAFRQQLGLNQPLPLQYITFIGRLIRFDFGSSIISGIPIAEEIKIRWPATFELSVSAMLIAVVLGVPAGIMAAVRKNSWLDNLLMSGSLIGVSLPVYWLGLLLIYLFAVNWQLLPPSGRISVESAFNFQAITGFYLLDSLLKLDLKMFANVISHLILPALTLGTIPLAIIARITRSAMLETLSQDYIRTARAKGVTGRSIVVKHALKNAFLPIITTIGLQFGTLLSGAILTETIFSWPGIGSWLYEGILARDYPVVQGGVVFVSVAFVIINLLVDLSYAFFDPRIQYN; from the coding sequence ATGTGGAAATATATCATTAAACGCCTATTCAGCTTGTTACCAGTCCTATTAGGAATTACCCTCTTGGTATTCACCTTATTGCATCTCATCCCTGGTGACCCAGCCGTAGTATTATTAGGAGAACGCGCTACCCCAGAACAAATAGAAGCATTCAGGCAACAATTAGGTTTAAATCAACCTCTGCCCCTACAATATATTACTTTTATAGGAAGGTTAATCCGATTTGACTTCGGCAGCAGTATTATTAGTGGAATTCCCATTGCTGAAGAAATTAAAATTCGCTGGCCTGCCACATTCGAGTTATCAGTTTCAGCCATGCTTATAGCAGTAGTTTTAGGCGTGCCTGCGGGAATTATGGCAGCAGTTCGCAAAAATAGTTGGCTGGATAATTTGCTGATGAGCGGTTCTTTAATCGGCGTTTCATTGCCAGTATATTGGTTAGGCTTATTGCTAATCTATTTATTTGCAGTTAACTGGCAATTGCTACCACCCAGCGGACGAATTAGCGTAGAATCCGCATTTAACTTTCAAGCAATTACGGGGTTTTACTTACTTGATTCGCTGTTAAAACTAGACCTGAAAATGTTCGCAAATGTAATATCTCACTTAATTTTACCAGCCCTAACTTTAGGTACTATTCCTTTAGCGATTATTGCCCGGATTACCCGTAGTGCGATGTTAGAAACTTTATCCCAAGACTACATCCGCACGGCTAGGGCGAAAGGAGTAACCGGACGTTCGATCGTAGTGAAACACGCTTTAAAAAATGCTTTTTTACCAATTATTACTACGATCGGCTTGCAATTCGGCACGCTGTTGAGTGGTGCTATTTTAACTGAAACAATCTTCTCATGGCCGGGAATTGGTTCTTGGCTTTACGAGGGAATTTTGGCGAGGGACTACCCAGTAGTGCAAGGTGGCGTAGTGTTTGTTTCAGTAGCTTTTGTCATAATTAATTTATTAGTCGATCTATCTTATGCTTTCTTCGATCCCAGGATTCAATATAACTAG
- a CDS encoding S-layer family protein, which yields MKRYSYLCGSASSLVIYCLVNFSTSSWQNRAVAQIVPDTTLVNPSVVTRQNSTDVITGGTQAGSNLFHSFVQFSVPTGNSAYFSNPPDIQNIFTRITGGSLSNIDGIIRANGSANFFLINPNGIIFGPNARLEIGGSFLATTANSLNFADSTFFSAINASQNSPLLTVSVPIGLQFGSNPGRILVQGNGQGLRSTTALVDTDAALRVAQNQTLALVGGEVAFEGATLKTPGGRIELGSVGLNSFVSLKPIDKGIALGYESVSTFGDIRLSQQTAVDASGAGGGDIQVRGRQLMLTDGSQIEASTLGGEAGGNLSVTTSELVKATGTSANGYFPSGLQAQVYQGATGAGGKIAVETQQLTLQEGAQIITATSGQGAAGTIAVKAAKSVELIGTSANANSSSRSSLLTSVYQGATGAGGNLTLETKQLSVRDGAILFTGSSGAGAGGTLMVRASEFVELSGTAPDGFSGSGLYTSAERTATGDAGNLFLETRQLIIRDGAVISGDTSGSGNGGILEIEASDSVELIGTAPNPKYFSAIITQVFSGASGDGGKLTLETGRLIIRDGAYISTDTRSKGSGGNLVVKATESVEVAGTSILQAPSGLYARVRQEATGNGGNLTLETGQLIVRDGAAISTDTLGTKPGGTLTINASQSVEVIGTAADPKIRSRLSARSENIADAGSLIVNTGQLTIRDGALVNVSSTGTGSAGNLEVTAESIFLNNQGSLEANSAGGEFGNITLNSQSLILRQDSNISTNATKTATGGNITLDINQGILAALENSDITANSEQSKGGTVTINVQSVFGSEFRNTENNTTSDITATGGTPELSGTVTINTPEVQPAAGLIGLPENVVDASKLVASSCRSRNLNSEFIVTGRGGLPPSPYEAVTDEATWVDLRLTEIQHGSNSNGTPSSPVEAELPPHSQIEEAQGWMVNSQGKVVLIAQAPNATMQSSGLLPQQCDG from the coding sequence ATGAAGAGGTATTCTTACTTATGCGGGAGTGCCAGCAGCTTAGTGATTTACTGTTTAGTGAACTTTTCTACTTCTTCTTGGCAAAACAGGGCGGTAGCGCAAATTGTCCCAGACACCACCCTGGTTAACCCTTCTGTTGTCACCCGCCAAAATTCCACAGATGTTATCACTGGTGGTACTCAAGCGGGCAGCAACTTATTCCACAGCTTCGTGCAGTTTTCCGTCCCTACGGGCAATAGCGCATACTTCAGCAACCCTCCCGATATTCAAAACATCTTCACGCGAATAACCGGAGGGTCTTTATCTAATATTGATGGCATTATCCGAGCTAACGGCTCAGCGAATTTCTTTTTAATTAATCCTAATGGAATAATTTTTGGCCCAAATGCAAGGCTGGAGATCGGCGGCTCTTTTTTAGCAACCACAGCCAATAGCCTAAACTTTGCTGATAGCACGTTTTTCAGTGCAATTAACGCCAGCCAAAACTCACCACTACTAACAGTCAGCGTACCCATTGGCTTGCAGTTCGGCAGCAACCCAGGAAGAATTTTAGTGCAGGGAAACGGACAAGGTTTGCGATCGACTACTGCGCTCGTTGATACCGATGCGGCTCTGCGGGTAGCGCAGAATCAAACCTTAGCTTTAGTAGGCGGTGAAGTAGCATTTGAAGGTGCAACCCTCAAGACGCCTGGGGGACGAATTGAATTAGGAAGTGTTGGCCTTAACAGCTTTGTTAGCCTGAAACCGATCGACAAAGGTATAGCTTTGGGGTATGAAAGCGTTTCTACTTTTGGAGACATTCGGCTTTCCCAGCAAACAGCCGTTGATGCTAGCGGCGCTGGCGGTGGTGATATTCAAGTTCGGGGCAGACAACTGATGCTGACAGATGGGTCTCAAATCGAGGCGAGTACCTTGGGAGGTGAAGCTGGTGGAAACTTAAGCGTTACTACCTCTGAGTTGGTAAAAGCTACTGGTACCTCAGCAAACGGTTATTTCCCCAGTGGCTTACAGGCGCAAGTTTATCAAGGAGCGACCGGTGCAGGAGGCAAGATTGCAGTAGAAACACAACAGTTAACTCTCCAAGAGGGGGCGCAGATCATCACCGCAACTTCCGGTCAAGGAGCCGCAGGAACCATAGCAGTTAAAGCTGCCAAATCGGTAGAACTAATCGGTACTTCAGCAAATGCTAATTCTTCTTCGCGTAGTAGCTTATTGACCTCAGTCTATCAAGGAGCTACAGGTGCAGGGGGCAACTTGACTCTGGAAACCAAGCAGTTAAGCGTTAGAGATGGGGCTATACTCTTCACCGGCAGTAGTGGCGCTGGAGCGGGGGGAACTTTGATGGTGCGAGCTTCTGAGTTCGTCGAACTGAGCGGTACAGCACCAGACGGTTTTAGCGGTAGCGGTTTATATACCTCAGCCGAAAGAACAGCAACGGGTGATGCAGGTAATCTCTTTCTCGAAACCAGGCAGTTAATCATTCGGGACGGAGCGGTAATATCAGGTGATACCTCTGGGTCTGGAAACGGGGGAATTTTGGAGATCGAAGCTTCCGATTCCGTGGAATTAATCGGAACCGCACCTAACCCTAAATATTTCAGCGCCATCATTACTCAAGTTTTTTCAGGAGCATCGGGTGATGGGGGTAAATTAACTTTGGAAACTGGGCGATTAATCATCCGGGACGGCGCTTACATCTCCACTGATACTCGCAGCAAGGGATCGGGAGGAAATTTAGTTGTCAAAGCCACAGAGTCGGTAGAAGTGGCCGGCACTTCAATACTTCAAGCTCCCAGCGGTTTGTATGCGCGAGTTCGACAAGAAGCTACTGGCAATGGCGGTAATTTAACCTTAGAAACTGGGCAGTTAATCGTCCGGGATGGAGCAGCGATATCTACCGATACCTTAGGTACTAAGCCAGGAGGCACTTTAACCATAAATGCTTCTCAATCAGTAGAAGTAATTGGCACGGCAGCAGATCCAAAAATTCGCAGTCGTTTGTCTGCACGTTCGGAGAATATCGCCGATGCAGGAAGCTTAATAGTTAATACCGGACAATTAACCATCCGAGATGGTGCTTTGGTAAACGTTAGCAGTACGGGAACGGGTAGCGCGGGCAACTTAGAAGTCACCGCCGAATCTATTTTTCTGAATAATCAAGGCAGCTTGGAAGCGAACAGCGCTGGCGGTGAGTTTGGCAATATCACCTTGAATTCTCAATCCTTAATATTGCGGCAAGACAGCAATATTTCCACTAATGCCACTAAAACAGCTACAGGTGGTAACATTACCCTCGATATAAATCAAGGAATCTTAGCAGCATTAGAAAATAGCGACATCACCGCTAATTCGGAACAGTCCAAAGGTGGTACGGTCACGATTAACGTGCAGAGCGTTTTTGGTAGTGAGTTTCGCAATACAGAGAACAATACTACTAGCGATATCACCGCCACTGGTGGCACTCCAGAGTTAAGCGGCACCGTCACCATCAATACTCCGGAAGTTCAACCCGCTGCTGGATTGATCGGACTACCAGAAAATGTTGTTGATGCTAGTAAGTTAGTTGCCTCTAGTTGTCGCAGTCGCAACCTAAATAGCGAATTCATCGTTACTGGTAGAGGTGGTTTGCCACCTAGTCCATATGAAGCCGTTACCGATGAAGCCACTTGGGTAGATTTAAGGCTAACTGAGATTCAGCACGGGAGTAATAGCAATGGCACGCCGTCCAGTCCAGTAGAAGCCGAGTTACCTCCCCATTCCCAAATTGAAGAAGCGCAAGGATGGATGGTTAACTCTCAAGGAAAAGTGGTACTGATCGCACAAGCACCAAATGCCACTATGCAAAGTTCTGGATTATTACCGCAGCAGTGTGATGGTTAG
- a CDS encoding bacteriocin yields MSEENIDQFLSVATDDEQLSEELSEKELKSVAGGSDSSAPLLVVQAEILGVIEAKIALGGGGGPGPSPTNN; encoded by the coding sequence ATGTCAGAAGAAAACATCGACCAATTTTTGTCAGTGGCTACCGATGACGAACAGTTGTCTGAAGAATTGTCTGAAAAAGAATTGAAGTCTGTGGCTGGAGGGTCGGATTCGTCAGCACCATTATTGGTTGTACAAGCAGAAATACTAGGAGTAATAGAGGCCAAGATCGCACTAGGTGGTGGAGGTGGCCCTGGACCTTCCCCTACCAATAATTGA